One Methylosarcina fibrata AML-C10 DNA segment encodes these proteins:
- the ypfJ gene encoding KPN_02809 family neutral zinc metallopeptidase → MLWKKGRRSDNVEDRRQLRLGGPRLKLSVGTLAIVLLIGVVLGENPLELLALLTQGGGRTSFTAEAPPSPEDDEAAQFVSAVLADTEDTWGAIFPGLGEHYREPKLVLFTDQVASACGFTSSATGPFYCPGDQKVYLDLGFFRELDRLGAPGDFAQAYVIGHEVGHHVQNLLGISGKVHALQVRSGSAQANALSVLLELQADCFAGVWAHHADKYRSMLEPGDVDEGLNAASAIGDDRLLRRAGQSVSPESFTHGSSQQRAFWLRKGMESGDIASCDTFSMAAKK, encoded by the coding sequence ATGTTATGGAAAAAAGGTAGACGAAGCGATAACGTGGAAGATCGGCGCCAGCTACGTCTCGGCGGGCCCAGGCTGAAGCTGAGCGTCGGAACGCTGGCCATTGTTTTGCTGATCGGCGTTGTCTTGGGTGAAAATCCTCTGGAGTTGCTGGCTTTGTTGACTCAGGGCGGAGGAAGAACCAGCTTTACGGCCGAAGCGCCTCCGTCTCCCGAAGACGATGAAGCCGCTCAATTCGTCTCGGCCGTTCTGGCGGATACCGAAGATACTTGGGGAGCGATCTTTCCGGGCCTGGGCGAGCATTACCGCGAGCCGAAGCTGGTTTTATTTACGGACCAGGTGGCGTCGGCCTGTGGATTCACGTCGTCCGCCACCGGACCTTTTTATTGTCCGGGCGATCAAAAAGTTTATCTGGATCTGGGTTTTTTCCGCGAACTGGACCGTCTGGGCGCGCCGGGCGACTTTGCCCAGGCTTACGTCATCGGCCACGAAGTCGGCCACCACGTGCAAAATCTTCTCGGCATATCGGGCAAAGTGCATGCTTTGCAGGTCCGCAGCGGTTCGGCTCAAGCCAATGCGCTGTCGGTCCTGCTGGAATTGCAGGCGGACTGTTTTGCCGGGGTGTGGGCGCATCACGCCGACAAATACCGCAGCATGCTGGAGCCCGGCGATGTCGATGAAGGTCTCAACGCTGCCTCGGCGATCGGGGACGACCGCCTGTTGCGCAGAGCCGGACAATCCGTGAGCCCGGAATCGTTTACTCACGGTTCATCGCAGCAACGAGCTTTTTGGCTGCGGAAAGGAATGGAAAGCGGCGATATAGCCTCTTGCGATACCTTTTCGATGGCGGCGAAAAAATAA
- the panC gene encoding pantoate--beta-alanine ligase, which produces MQTLHAVSEVRAAVREWRFGGKRIAFVPTMGNLHPGHLRLVAEAKKIADRVVVSIFVNPTQFGPGEDYESYPRTEDEDRNKLNEAEADLLFLPPAAEIYAPDAKTRVTVAGLSQRYCGAFRPGHFDGVATVVCKLFNIVQPDCAFFGQKDFQQLTLIRTMVRDLNIPVDIVPVETVREADGLAMSSRNGYLNHEERHIAPRLYRALCDAKDAVLAGRDYAEIERQAQAFLRESGFDTDYFAICRRSDLEKAGKDDLELVLLAAARLGKTRLIDNVRFDR; this is translated from the coding sequence ATGCAAACGCTTCATGCCGTATCCGAAGTCAGAGCGGCCGTTCGCGAATGGCGATTCGGCGGAAAGAGGATCGCTTTTGTGCCGACCATGGGCAACCTGCACCCGGGGCATTTGCGGTTGGTCGCCGAGGCTAAAAAAATAGCCGACCGGGTCGTGGTCAGCATCTTCGTCAATCCCACCCAGTTCGGCCCCGGCGAAGACTACGAAAGCTATCCCCGCACCGAGGACGAAGACCGGAACAAATTGAACGAAGCCGAGGCCGATCTGCTGTTTCTGCCTCCGGCGGCCGAAATTTACGCGCCGGATGCCAAAACGAGAGTGACTGTCGCCGGTTTGTCCCAAAGATATTGCGGCGCCTTTCGGCCGGGGCATTTTGACGGCGTCGCCACCGTGGTATGCAAATTATTCAATATCGTGCAACCGGATTGCGCTTTCTTCGGTCAAAAAGATTTTCAGCAATTGACGTTGATCCGGACCATGGTCAGGGATTTGAACATTCCTGTGGATATCGTTCCGGTAGAAACCGTGCGGGAAGCCGACGGGTTGGCCATGAGCTCGAGGAACGGCTATTTGAACCATGAGGAAAGGCATATCGCGCCCAGACTGTACCGGGCTTTGTGCGATGCGAAAGACGCGGTGCTGGCGGGCCGGGATTACGCCGAAATCGAACGGCAGGCGCAGGCTTTTTTACGGGAATCGGGATTCGATACCGATTATTTTGCTATTTGCCGCCGTAGCGATCTGGAGAAAGCCGGAAAAGACGACCTGGAACTGGTCCTATTGGCCGCGGCCAGGTTGGGCAAAACCCGTCTGATCGACAATGTCCGGTTCGACCGGTGA
- a CDS encoding RDD family protein: MSRPHSNNPLKSGGVPDSAPGFLRRLAAIVYDLFLLLALLFAATLIVLPLNNGEAFSSTQYFYPLYLLAVSFLFYAWFWTHGGQTLGMRAWKIKVLTCDRKPIGWSQACLRFAAALLSVAACGLGFVWILIDPHRRAWHDRLSGTALFFDAGNPSA; the protein is encoded by the coding sequence TTGTCACGTCCGCATTCGAATAATCCCCTGAAATCAGGCGGCGTTCCGGATTCGGCGCCTGGTTTTCTTCGCCGGCTGGCGGCCATCGTTTACGACCTCTTTTTGTTACTTGCCCTGTTATTCGCCGCCACTCTGATCGTCCTGCCGTTGAACAACGGCGAGGCTTTCTCGTCAACCCAGTATTTTTATCCGCTTTATCTGCTGGCGGTCAGCTTTCTGTTTTATGCCTGGTTCTGGACTCACGGCGGCCAGACCTTGGGCATGCGCGCCTGGAAAATCAAAGTATTGACCTGCGACCGAAAACCCATCGGCTGGAGCCAAGCTTGCCTGCGCTTTGCCGCCGCGCTGCTTTCCGTGGCCGCCTGCGGGCTCGGTTTTGTCTGGATCCTGATCGACCCGCACCGGCGGGCCTGGCATGACCGCCTATCGGGCACCGCTCTATTTTTCGATGCCGGAAACCCTTCGGCCTGA
- the panD gene encoding aspartate 1-decarboxylase, producing MQTTMLKAKLHRATVTRSELGYEGSCAIDGNILDLSGIREYEQIQIYNINNGARFTTYAIRAEEGSGVFSVNGAAARLACPGDLIIVCAYALYDQKELANYHPTLIYFNEKNEVLRTASSIPVQPVAA from the coding sequence ATGCAAACCACGATGCTTAAAGCGAAACTGCACAGGGCCACCGTAACCCGCTCCGAGCTGGGTTATGAAGGATCTTGCGCTATCGATGGCAATATCCTCGATTTGTCGGGAATCAGGGAATACGAGCAGATACAAATTTACAACATCAATAACGGCGCGCGTTTTACCACCTATGCAATCCGTGCGGAAGAAGGGTCGGGCGTATTTTCCGTCAACGGAGCCGCCGCGCGTCTGGCCTGTCCGGGCGATCTGATCATCGTTTGCGCCTATGCGCTGTACGATCAGAAGGAACTGGCAAATTACCATCCTACCCTGATTTATTTTAACGAAAAGAACGAGGTATTGCGCAC
- a CDS encoding M3 family metallopeptidase: MTNPLLTDTPLPLFSQIRPEHVEPAIDQLLAEARAVVEQQLKATDRYTWKNLIEPIENIEDKLNKAWSPVSHMNSVVNSDALRAAYNACLPKLSEYATEMGQNEDLFKAYRAIAASDEYPSLDTAQKKIIQNALRDFRLSGIDLVVEKKRRFKEISQELSSLASRFEENVLDATNAWTKLLTDELELTGLPESALAQARQTAEQNGLEGWMITLQFPSYHAVMTYADNRELRREHYEAYTTRASDQGPHAGRWDNSEIMEKILALRHEKARLLGYNHYAELSLATKMAETPDDVMSFLEDLADKSWRQARRDLAELREFARVHYGTADLQPWDIGYYSEKMRQHDYQLSQEEVKAYFPVTKVLPGLFAVVERLYGLTISEIHDFDAWHPDVRFFEITDQNGELRGKFYIDLYARPKKRGGAWMDDCVGRKTIDGAVQTPVAYLTCNFTPPIAREGVSAPTDRESVASIAREGVSALTGPEPVPTGSDPALLTHDEVTTLFHEFGHGLHHMLTKVDHLGVSGINGVEWDAVELPSQFMENWCWEKDALALMSGHYRSGEPLPDALFDKMTAAKNFQAGMQMVRQLEFSLFDFRIHRDYDPDKGGRIYEILNQVREQVAVVQSPAFNRFAHGFSHIFAGGYAAGYYSYKWAEVLSSDAFSLFEEKGIFDPDTGSAFLANILEKGGSEEAMDLFVKFRGRKPTIDALLRHNGIAA, from the coding sequence ATGACGAACCCTTTACTAACCGATACCCCTTTGCCTTTATTTTCGCAAATCCGTCCGGAACACGTTGAACCCGCGATCGATCAACTTCTGGCCGAAGCTCGCGCCGTAGTCGAACAGCAGCTCAAGGCGACCGACCGGTACACCTGGAAGAATCTAATCGAACCGATAGAGAACATCGAAGACAAGCTCAACAAGGCCTGGTCGCCGGTCAGCCATATGAACTCGGTGGTCAACAGCGACGCGCTCCGGGCGGCTTACAACGCCTGTCTGCCGAAACTCAGCGAATACGCAACCGAAATGGGGCAGAACGAAGACTTGTTCAAAGCCTACCGGGCCATCGCCGCAAGCGACGAGTACCCTTCTCTGGATACGGCTCAAAAGAAAATCATTCAGAACGCGCTGCGGGATTTCAGATTGTCAGGCATCGATCTGGTCGTCGAAAAAAAGCGGCGCTTCAAGGAAATCAGCCAGGAATTGTCGAGCCTGGCCAGCCGGTTTGAAGAAAACGTCCTGGATGCCACCAATGCCTGGACAAAACTGCTTACCGACGAACTGGAACTGACCGGCCTGCCCGAATCGGCGCTGGCCCAGGCCCGGCAGACCGCCGAACAGAACGGCCTGGAAGGCTGGATGATCACGCTGCAATTCCCGTCGTACCATGCCGTCATGACCTATGCCGACAACCGGGAACTGCGCCGCGAGCATTACGAGGCCTACACGACCCGCGCTTCCGACCAGGGACCTCACGCGGGCCGCTGGGACAACAGCGAGATCATGGAAAAGATTCTGGCCTTGCGCCACGAAAAAGCCCGGCTCTTGGGTTACAACCATTACGCCGAACTGTCGCTGGCCACCAAAATGGCGGAAACGCCCGACGACGTCATGAGTTTTCTGGAAGATCTGGCCGACAAGTCCTGGCGGCAGGCGCGCCGCGACCTGGCCGAGCTCCGCGAATTCGCGCGGGTTCATTACGGTACCGCCGATTTGCAGCCCTGGGACATCGGTTATTACTCGGAAAAAATGCGCCAGCATGACTATCAATTATCGCAAGAAGAGGTAAAAGCCTATTTTCCGGTAACCAAGGTATTGCCCGGCCTGTTCGCGGTCGTCGAGAGATTGTACGGCCTGACCATCTCCGAAATTCACGACTTCGACGCCTGGCATCCCGACGTCCGGTTCTTCGAGATCACCGATCAAAACGGCGAATTGCGCGGCAAGTTCTACATCGACCTGTACGCGCGCCCGAAAAAACGCGGCGGCGCCTGGATGGACGATTGCGTCGGACGCAAGACCATCGACGGCGCCGTACAGACCCCGGTCGCCTATCTGACCTGCAACTTCACTCCGCCGATCGCCAGGGAAGGCGTGAGTGCGCCAACGGATCGGGAATCCGTGGCGTCGATCGCCAGGGAAGGCGTGAGTGCGCTAACGGGTCCGGAACCCGTGCCGACCGGCAGTGACCCGGCGCTTTTAACCCATGACGAGGTCACCACGCTGTTTCACGAATTCGGCCACGGCCTGCACCACATGCTGACCAAGGTCGATCATCTCGGCGTCTCCGGCATCAACGGCGTGGAATGGGACGCCGTGGAACTGCCCAGCCAGTTCATGGAAAACTGGTGCTGGGAAAAAGACGCGCTGGCGCTGATGTCGGGCCATTACCGCAGCGGCGAACCGCTGCCCGACGCTCTGTTCGACAAAATGACCGCGGCGAAAAACTTTCAGGCCGGCATGCAGATGGTCCGGCAACTGGAATTCAGCCTGTTCGATTTCCGCATCCACCGCGATTACGATCCCGACAAGGGCGGCCGCATCTACGAAATCCTGAACCAGGTCCGGGAGCAGGTCGCCGTCGTGCAGTCGCCCGCATTCAACCGCTTCGCGCACGGCTTTTCGCATATTTTCGCCGGCGGCTACGCGGCGGGCTACTACAGCTACAAATGGGCGGAAGTTCTGTCCAGCGACGCCTTTTCGCTGTTCGAGGAAAAAGGCATCTTCGATCCGGACACCGGCAGCGCGTTTCTGGCCAATATCCTGGAAAAAGGCGGCAGCGAAGAGGCCATGGACCTCTTCGTGAAATTCAGGGGACGCAAGCCGACCATCGACGCCTTGCTCAGACACAACGGCATCGCGGCATGA
- the panB gene encoding 3-methyl-2-oxobutanoate hydroxymethyltransferase, producing MNQSVKMLTIRDVSAMKQRGEKISCLTAYDASFSAIIDQAGIDLMLVGDSLGMVIQGSDATLQVSIRDMAYHTRAVCKARRRAFVVADLPFMTYPTPLVAAQNAAKLMRAGAQMVKLEGARTDCIRFLVDQGIPVCGHLGLLPQSINQLGGYRVQGREPADAEKILTEALQVQEAGAALLVLECVPADLAGEIGKQLAIPVIGIGAGADCDGQVLVLYDMLDIGILRRPRFSMNFMKGAAGVEEAIRAYRLAVKEGRFPAAEHSY from the coding sequence ATGAATCAGTCCGTCAAAATGCTGACGATCAGAGACGTGTCGGCGATGAAGCAGCGGGGCGAAAAAATCAGTTGCCTGACCGCTTATGACGCCAGTTTTAGCGCGATCATCGACCAGGCGGGCATCGACCTGATGCTGGTGGGCGACTCGTTGGGCATGGTGATACAGGGCAGCGACGCCACCCTCCAGGTGTCCATCCGTGACATGGCGTACCATACCCGAGCGGTCTGCAAGGCTCGAAGACGGGCTTTTGTCGTTGCCGACCTGCCGTTCATGACGTATCCGACACCGCTCGTTGCTGCCCAAAACGCCGCCAAATTGATGCGGGCGGGCGCGCAAATGGTCAAGCTGGAGGGAGCCCGAACCGATTGCATCCGTTTTCTGGTCGATCAGGGCATCCCGGTATGCGGCCATCTGGGGCTGTTGCCGCAATCGATCAACCAGCTCGGCGGCTATCGGGTTCAGGGCAGGGAACCGGCCGATGCCGAAAAAATCCTGACCGAAGCCCTTCAGGTGCAGGAAGCCGGCGCCGCTCTGCTGGTGCTGGAATGCGTTCCTGCGGATCTTGCCGGAGAAATCGGCAAACAGCTTGCCATCCCGGTCATCGGCATCGGCGCGGGCGCCGACTGTGACGGCCAGGTCCTGGTGTTGTACGACATGCTGGATATCGGCATCCTCCGGCGGCCCCGGTTTTCGATGAATTTCATGAAAGGCGCGGCCGGGGTCGAGGAAGCGATTCGGGCCTACCGTCTGGCGGTCAAAGAAGGCCGCTTTCCTGCAGCCGAACACAGTTACTGA
- a CDS encoding exodeoxyribonuclease III, giving the protein MKIISWNVNGIRAVLGKGFAETVARLDADCILLQETKAQVEQIDQALAGIDGYRIASNCAERKGYSGVTLLTRREPLHVTCGIGLNEHDQEGRVLTAEFERFFLVDVYVPNAGEGLARLGYRQTWDIEFLAYLKQLQGQKPVIACGDFNVAHKEIDIARPKANYNKSAGYTQIEIDGFSRLVGSGLTDTFRHLHPDTVAYSWWSFRANARANNVGWRIDYVLVSEPLLDKVRQAFILPDITGSDHCPVGIDIDL; this is encoded by the coding sequence ATGAAGATAATCTCATGGAACGTCAACGGCATCCGCGCCGTTTTAGGCAAAGGTTTTGCCGAAACGGTGGCGCGGCTCGACGCCGACTGCATCCTGCTGCAGGAAACCAAGGCGCAGGTCGAGCAGATCGACCAGGCGCTGGCCGGCATCGACGGCTACCGCATTGCCTCCAATTGCGCCGAGCGCAAAGGCTACTCCGGAGTTACGTTGTTGACGCGCCGGGAGCCGCTCCATGTCACCTGCGGGATCGGCCTGAACGAGCACGACCAGGAAGGCCGCGTGCTGACCGCCGAGTTCGAAAGGTTCTTTCTGGTCGACGTCTACGTGCCGAACGCGGGAGAAGGACTGGCCAGGCTCGGCTACCGTCAAACCTGGGATATCGAATTTCTGGCGTATTTAAAGCAATTGCAAGGCCAAAAACCGGTGATCGCCTGCGGCGATTTCAATGTCGCACATAAGGAAATCGACATCGCCCGCCCGAAAGCGAACTACAACAAATCGGCCGGCTATACCCAGATCGAAATCGACGGTTTCAGCCGATTGGTCGGAAGCGGCCTGACCGACACCTTCCGCCATCTCCATCCCGATACCGTCGCCTACAGTTGGTGGAGTTTCCGCGCCAATGCCCGCGCCAACAATGTCGGCTGGCGCATCGATTACGTGCTGGTCAGCGAACCGCTGCTCGACAAGGTCAGGCAGGCCTTTATTCTGCCGGACATTACCGGTTCGGACCATTGCCCGGTCGGCATCGACATCGACCTGTAG
- the folK gene encoding 2-amino-4-hydroxy-6-hydroxymethyldihydropteridine diphosphokinase, producing the protein MNFSAAGEVIAFIGLGSNLADPVAQIGNARAACAALTGVKEVAFSGLYRSPPMGPQDQPDYVNAVMAVATELGATELLRALQGIEQDQGRVRTGERWGARTLDLDLLIYGDRKIDQADLTVPHPGLAERAFVLYPLYEIAPALVVPGKGPLVDLIAHCPLDGLKRIE; encoded by the coding sequence ATGAATTTCTCGGCAGCGGGCGAGGTCATTGCTTTTATCGGATTGGGCAGCAATCTGGCCGATCCCGTGGCGCAAATCGGAAACGCGCGGGCTGCCTGCGCCGCTCTGACCGGAGTAAAAGAGGTGGCTTTTTCCGGCTTATACCGTAGTCCGCCGATGGGTCCCCAGGATCAACCCGATTACGTCAATGCCGTGATGGCGGTTGCGACCGAACTGGGTGCGACGGAATTGCTGCGCGCCTTGCAGGGCATCGAGCAGGATCAGGGGCGGGTTCGGACGGGCGAGCGCTGGGGCGCAAGAACGCTGGATCTGGATTTGCTGATTTATGGCGATCGAAAGATCGACCAGGCCGATCTGACGGTACCTCATCCAGGTCTCGCCGAGAGAGCTTTCGTTTTATACCCGTTGTATGAAATTGCTCCCGCCCTGGTGGTTCCCGGCAAGGGCCCTCTTGTTGATTTAATTGCACATTGTCCATTGGATGGACTGAAAAGGATCGAATAA
- a CDS encoding uracil-DNA glycosylase family protein, with the protein MREHRAALAECRQCPAMTGPVVSGSPVLSPILLIGQAPGDKEGLFGKPFAWTAGKTLFKWFERIGLDEQAFRQRVYMAAVCRCFPGKNPKGGDRVPSPGEIGNCSGWLKAEVELLKPELILPVGKLAIGQLLPVKKLNEVVGGLHKVTFHGHCTEAIPLPHPSGASTWHRTEPGLTLLESALTTLQNHSAWQRVCAL; encoded by the coding sequence ATGAGAGAACACCGCGCGGCGCTGGCGGAATGCCGCCAATGTCCTGCGATGACGGGCCCGGTCGTCAGCGGCAGCCCGGTGCTGTCGCCCATCTTATTGATCGGCCAGGCTCCCGGCGACAAGGAAGGGCTCTTCGGCAAGCCTTTCGCCTGGACCGCGGGCAAGACCCTGTTCAAATGGTTCGAACGCATCGGTCTCGACGAACAGGCTTTTCGGCAGCGCGTCTACATGGCCGCCGTTTGCCGCTGTTTTCCGGGTAAAAACCCGAAAGGCGGGGACCGGGTACCGAGTCCGGGTGAAATCGGCAATTGCAGCGGATGGCTGAAGGCGGAAGTCGAACTGCTCAAACCCGAATTGATTCTTCCGGTGGGCAAACTGGCCATCGGCCAATTGCTTCCGGTAAAAAAACTGAACGAGGTCGTCGGCGGGCTGCATAAGGTCACTTTTCACGGTCATTGCACCGAAGCAATACCGCTGCCCCATCCGTCCGGAGCTTCGACCTGGCACCGCACCGAGCCCGGCCTGACGCTGCTGGAATCGGCCTTGACCACCTTGCAAAACCATTCGGCCTGGCAACGCGTTTGCGCTCTATGA
- the ubiD gene encoding 4-hydroxy-3-polyprenylbenzoate decarboxylase: MKYKDLRDFIAQLEKQGELKRISVPVDPYLEMTEICDRTLKKGGPALLFERPKGYGIPLLGNLFGTAHRVAMGMGAESVGELRGIGELLAYLKEPEPPKGMKDAFEKFPVFKQVLNMAPKPVKDPPCQEEVFQGDEIDLGNYPIQTCWPEDAAPLITWPLVITRGPYKERQNLGIYRQQVIAKNKVIMRWLTHRGGALDFREWQQAHPGTPFPVAVALGADPATILGAVTPVPDSLSEYAFAGLLRGGKTEVAACLSNTTLQIPASAEIVLEGFIYPGETAPEGPFGDHTGYYNEVDEFPVFTIEKITQRHNPIYHSTYTGRPPDEPAILGVALNEVFVPILQKQFPEIADFYLPPEGCSYRMAVISMKKQYAGHAKRVMFGTWSFLRQFMYTKFVIVVDDDVDVRNWQDVIWAITTRMDPARDLTVLENTPIDYLDFASPVSGLGSKVGFDATNKWPGETSREWGKPIAMTEEVIKKVDSLWDSLFC, encoded by the coding sequence ATGAAATACAAGGATTTGCGCGACTTCATTGCCCAACTTGAAAAGCAGGGCGAACTGAAACGGATCTCGGTTCCGGTCGATCCGTATCTGGAAATGACCGAAATCTGCGACCGCACCTTAAAAAAGGGAGGCCCTGCCCTGCTGTTCGAACGCCCGAAGGGATACGGCATTCCGCTGCTGGGCAATCTGTTCGGCACGGCCCATCGGGTGGCGATGGGCATGGGCGCCGAATCGGTCGGCGAACTGCGCGGCATTGGAGAGCTGCTGGCCTACCTGAAAGAGCCCGAACCGCCCAAAGGCATGAAGGATGCCTTCGAGAAGTTTCCGGTATTCAAGCAGGTGTTGAACATGGCGCCGAAGCCGGTCAAGGATCCGCCCTGCCAGGAAGAAGTATTTCAAGGCGACGAGATCGATCTGGGCAATTACCCGATCCAGACCTGCTGGCCCGAGGATGCGGCGCCGTTGATCACCTGGCCGCTGGTCATTACTCGCGGCCCCTATAAAGAGCGGCAAAATCTCGGCATTTACCGGCAGCAGGTCATCGCCAAAAACAAGGTCATCATGCGCTGGCTGACACACCGCGGCGGCGCTCTGGATTTCAGGGAATGGCAACAAGCGCATCCGGGCACGCCGTTTCCGGTCGCCGTCGCGCTGGGCGCCGATCCGGCCACGATACTCGGCGCGGTCACGCCGGTGCCGGATTCCCTTTCCGAATACGCCTTTGCCGGTCTCTTGCGGGGCGGCAAGACCGAGGTCGCGGCTTGCCTGAGCAATACCACGCTACAGATTCCGGCCAGCGCCGAAATCGTGCTCGAAGGCTTTATCTATCCCGGAGAAACCGCGCCCGAAGGCCCATTCGGCGATCATACCGGCTATTACAACGAAGTCGACGAATTTCCGGTGTTCACGATCGAGAAAATCACCCAGCGTCATAACCCGATTTATCACAGCACCTACACCGGCCGTCCGCCCGACGAACCGGCGATTCTCGGCGTCGCGCTGAACGAAGTGTTCGTACCGATCCTGCAGAAACAGTTTCCGGAAATCGCCGATTTCTATCTGCCGCCGGAAGGCTGCTCGTACCGCATGGCCGTAATCAGCATGAAGAAACAGTATGCCGGCCATGCGAAACGGGTCATGTTCGGCACCTGGTCGTTCCTGCGCCAGTTCATGTACACCAAGTTCGTCATTGTCGTTGACGACGACGTCGACGTACGCAACTGGCAGGACGTGATCTGGGCGATCACGACCCGGATGGACCCGGCCCGCGATCTGACCGTCCTGGAAAACACCCCGATCGATTACCTCGACTTCGCCTCCCCGGTCTCCGGTCTGGGCTCCAAGGTCGGCTTCGACGCCACCAACAAATGGCCGGGGGAAACCAGCCGCGAATGGGGCAAGCCCATTGCAATGACCGAGGAAGTAATCAAAAAAGTGGACAGTTTGTGGGACAGCCTGTTTTGTTGA
- the pcnB gene encoding polynucleotide adenylyltransferase PcnB, with protein MTLFEFNLGIKVILNFFKNLFKSAENETEAEVLEPRIYARSEHCISRSQISENALKVLYRLQKSGFEAYLVGGCVRDLLLGREPKDFDVVTDADPEQIKKIFRNCRLIGRRFRLAHVYFGREVIEVATFRGSGEEQSDEQMQDKEGRLLRDNVYGTIDEDVWRRDFTVNALYYNIKDFSVVDYTGGMNDHKAGILRLIGDPETRFREDPVRMLRAVRFAVKLGFNLDPGCQKAIHKGAEWLYGIPAARLYDEVLKLFLSGYGLQTFEMLRQYGLFRVLFPETESSLSVEENGFPKLLLMKALENSDNRIGEGKTVTAYFLLAAFLWEPVQMRTAANRAQGQDDYMAFQNAVGEVLSRQVKSTAFPRHISLAMREVWGLQSKFNVRTGAKPARLLSHPRFRAAYDFMLLRAETGGADAEMADWWTRFQMADENEQKKMTQPPRGGGRSKTGRKRMYSKKTRSGPGKKEE; from the coding sequence TTGACGCTATTTGAATTCAACCTGGGGATTAAGGTCATTTTAAACTTTTTTAAAAATCTTTTTAAATCGGCTGAAAACGAGACTGAAGCCGAAGTCTTGGAGCCAAGGATTTATGCGCGCTCCGAACATTGCATTTCCCGCAGTCAGATCAGCGAAAATGCGCTGAAGGTGTTATACCGCCTGCAGAAGTCCGGATTCGAGGCGTACCTGGTCGGCGGCTGCGTGCGCGATCTGCTGCTGGGGCGGGAACCCAAGGATTTCGACGTGGTCACCGATGCCGACCCCGAACAAATCAAAAAGATCTTCCGGAACTGCCGATTGATCGGCCGGCGGTTTCGTCTGGCGCACGTCTATTTCGGCCGGGAAGTAATCGAGGTTGCCACTTTTCGCGGCTCGGGAGAAGAGCAGAGCGACGAGCAGATGCAGGACAAGGAAGGACGCCTTCTTCGGGACAACGTGTACGGCACGATCGACGAGGACGTCTGGCGCCGTGATTTCACCGTCAATGCGCTCTATTACAACATCAAGGATTTCTCGGTGGTCGATTATACCGGCGGCATGAACGATCATAAAGCTGGTATTCTCAGGCTGATAGGCGATCCTGAAACGCGCTTTCGGGAGGATCCGGTGCGCATGTTGAGAGCGGTGCGGTTTGCCGTCAAACTCGGGTTCAATCTGGATCCCGGCTGCCAGAAGGCCATCCATAAGGGCGCGGAATGGCTGTACGGCATTCCGGCCGCCCGGCTCTACGATGAAGTGCTGAAGCTGTTTTTGTCCGGATACGGCCTGCAGACCTTCGAAATGTTGAGGCAGTACGGATTGTTTCGGGTTTTGTTTCCCGAAACCGAGAGCAGTCTGTCGGTCGAGGAAAACGGCTTTCCCAAGCTGCTGCTGATGAAGGCCCTGGAAAATTCCGACAACCGGATCGGGGAGGGTAAAACCGTGACTGCTTATTTTTTGCTGGCGGCTTTTTTGTGGGAGCCGGTGCAGATGCGGACGGCGGCCAATCGCGCCCAGGGCCAGGACGATTACATGGCGTTTCAAAATGCGGTCGGCGAGGTTCTTTCCCGGCAAGTCAAAAGTACGGCGTTTCCTCGCCACATCAGTCTGGCCATGAGGGAAGTCTGGGGCTTGCAGTCCAAATTCAACGTGCGCACCGGCGCCAAGCCCGCTCGTTTATTGTCGCATCCCCGTTTTCGGGCGGCCTACGATTTCATGCTGCTGCGTGCCGAGACGGGCGGTGCGGACGCCGAAATGGCGGATTGGTGGACGCGGTTTCAGATGGCCGATGAAAACGAGCAGAAAAAAATGACGCAGCCGCCGCGGGGCGGGGGAAGAAGCAAGACCGGAAGAAAAAGGATGTACTCCAAAAAGACCCGCTCGGGGCCCGGAAAGAAAGAGGAGTAA